The Apium graveolens cultivar Ventura unplaced genomic scaffold, ASM990537v1 ctg4280, whole genome shotgun sequence genomic interval cttaaatgcaagattttcagaagttaatctttcacatgttaaagtttgatctctataactaacaaacatggttttaagatatcttctcaactcattaatatcatcagtatgaaaagcataagtagtctgaggtacctttgtttcagcagcttcagaactgctctcagcactttctttatcagcatttgccatcaatgcatagttttcctcactttcagagtctgaggtgtctgtccaacttttctgctttgtgacaagagccttgcctttgtcaccctttaccttcttgcaatcaggagatatgtggcctttctcaccacagttataacatttaatattggtgtaatctcctctgtcagactttcctcctctgccttcagatcttctgaaattcttcttatcagaacttatgcctttcctggaaaacttctttcccttcctgaacttcctgtatgcaatctttgtgattcctttcaccataagagcacacagcttcatcatctcctcatcagcatcagtctcaggcaagctttcagaatctgagtcatcctcactttcagaacttgatgactcagtttcagactttatgacaagagctttacccttgtctttccttgaggaagctgctttggggaattcttcttcagccttaagagcaactgtccttgactttcctcctttcctcttgcttctttgttccatctcaagctcatgagtcttgagcataccatagatttcgtcaagagttatttcatcaagattatagttgtctcttattgtcgttgccttcaaatcccagcattcaggaagagctaacaggaacttaaggtttgaatcttcaagatcatactctttattaatcaatgacaaatcattcaaaagtttgacaaatctatcatataaatcattcaatgactcattagtctttgagtcaaagtgttcatactcttgagtgagtattgtcttcctgttcttcttaattgtgtcagttccctgacaccttgtttccagagcatcccatatttccttagcagtcttgcagttgattaccctgtttgacatgacattatcaatgacactatgcagtaagtgtcgtaccttagcatccttagcaattgatgctatatcttcagcagtataatcactcttctcatttggtacggtctttgctgcttcacctgcaactgcaacagcgagcttggttggtttgtgagacccttccttgattctatcaaggtattctggatctgttgcttccaggaacatggtcatccttaccttccatatgggatattcagatggtctcagtatgggaactctgattgtctcataccgactctgaatttgtgtctttggtggttcctcagttttggtaggcttagttggagtttctgtgtccgacatgattgtgtttggatctttaactatatgtgtgttaacggataggctctgataccacttgttaggtcacacacactgtagagggggtgaatacagtgtataatacaatcaaatcgaactttaatatattaagtaacagaaaacaaactttattgaaacaataaactctgttacagtatggaactattacctctcagtgatgaacaaatatcacgaaagctgttagggttacaatgaataatcttctcgaaatatatgataacacttttgatgtaaaccctatgtctgtgtttatatactacacagttacaagataattgctaattgatatggaatataattctgcttcctaaaatatatcaatcagatatcttttcttccaagtattccattcttcacagaattccttcttcatgcatatctcttcttatgtttatctcgatcttcttttctttaatcagctactgtccttctctgatcatccttcaacacttaagttctgatatctaacttctgatgattatctcctgataatataagtactgatatccttaagtcctgacttccagtataagtcctgatcaacagttaagtactgatttgtcctgttaagtaagatctgaaatctaaacataaattatattagccatgacattatcaaatatatctaacaatatatatatatatatatatatatatatatatatatatatatatatatatcaagggTAGCAATCCATAAAGGGCTATCTTATATAGAGGTCCGTAGAGAACccttattaaaataatataaatacataatttattttatttttcatcatatatattTACAAAATTTAATTACCAAATTAAAAAATGAAGTTGCACactttttttatttaaaaaattatttaaatttgatgaaaTAGTTTAAAGTGATTCTGTAGTAGAATCACAGTAAACTCACACTTATCCGAACTCATTTCACAGTAGAatcatatttaaaattattatttttcaaataaaacgtttattatatttaaatataattattattctacatTAGCAACAAATTTGATGAAATTCTAGCATGAAATCAAGGGTTCTCTACTGTTCTCTTACGGTTCTCTATATAAGAGAGCCCTCTCTTGAAGAAAGGCCGGGTAGCAATCCATACAGGGCTCTCTTATATAGAGGTCCATAGAGAACccttattaaaataatataaatacataatttattttatttttcatcatatatagttacaaaatttaattaccaaatttaaaaataaagttgcacactttttttatttaaaaaaacatTTAAATTTGATGAAATAGCTTAAAGTGATTCTGTAGTAGAATCACACTAAACTCACACTTATCCAAACTCATTTCACagtagaatcaaatttaaaattattatttttcaaataaaacattttattatatttaaatataattattattctacatTAGCAACAAATTTGATGAAATTCTAGCATGGAATCAAGGGTTCTTTATGATTCTCTATATAAGAGAGCCCTCTCTTAACGAAAGGCGTATATATCAATCAATAATAGTTCCTACTGCGTGTTTTCTACAGTTTAACTCAATTTTAGAAGTTTGCCCTTCAAGTTCCACTTATTTACGTTGATTTGCCATGACAGCTTGCAAACTGGCGCCGTTTTTTGGACATGGGCCTCATGCTCACGTGCTCTACGGGAAGGAGTTGTACATTGCATAATAAAATAATACTAAAGCCTTATTACCAATACCAAGGCCTTAATTTTTACTTTTTACTTTTGTTGATGTACTGCTAACCAAAGATTATAATATGAATTATATACATTCATATTCATTCATATGTGTTTCAAAACCTCCAGACTTCTTTATGAAGCTTCAAATCGGTTCTTTCATTGTGTTTACCAGCTGTACTTATGTACTTTTCTAATTTCACTTACCTTTTTTTATTGTTTTCCATCattcaaatttaaaatttgaatttaacACACGGAAGGATCATAAGACAATGTTTGTGTAGGAGAAGAATAATACTGTTGTCTCCACGTCAAAGTTCTTCCTTAAATCTTCATCCTTGAAGACAAATTATTTGTTCTGTTCATAATCACTAAGATGGAATGGCGTTTTTTCTCCTCTGAAGATATGATGAAAGGTTAAATTCTTTACGTCAATCATTTGTTTTTGTGATGCTACAGAGACATATGTTGGTCATACTCATCGTTAAGTGCTTATTAAAATTAGAGGGGATAAAGAAGTTTACGTTTTCACTTTGTATATATGTTGCAGGTAATAAAACCAAGAAGAAGAGACAAAGTCGTATTACAAAGGACAAAGAGAATGTTTACAATGACAACTCAGCACAGTCGACGCCGTCATCTACTCCACGTTCTGCGATTTGTAAACTTAAACTACCTTTTGTTTCGATATTGTATTGTTGTATGTTGCTGTATGTTGATCTTATGTTTTTACATATATTCCCTATTGACGTGTGTTATTTACAGTAAATACACCTCAATCAACTTCTTCATTTGCTTCTATGAGGCGTACTCCTGTGTGTGATTGGTCATCAAGTATGTTTAATGTTTAATTGTTCTTTAGAAGTCTATGAATTTTTCTATAAATATAGTTAACTTCAGAATATATTTTGCAATATAAATTCCTTTATGTTTTAGCTCCTGGAAGCAGGCCTCCACTTTCTAATATTACAAATATTAGCAACAATAGATCACATACATCACAAACATACAACGAAAGAGATTTCGGTAGTGTGTCACAAGTGGATACGCAGGAGTGCCATGATCAATTAGGTACATACTTAACAACTTTGTTATTAATTTGTAACAATGATCTACAGAAGTACAATTATACTACTTAACAGCTGATTGTTAAGTCTGTCATATTCCATGTATCATTGTTTCCGTATTTATTAATAATGTAGGTAATAAACCCAAAAGAAGGAAAACAGGCCGGATTGCCCTGCAGAAAGAGAATGTCTCAACTGACAACTCCTTCAATTCCAAAATACCTGGTATGTATACTGTTTAGTACATTAATATTTACTGCACTTTCTGGAAATTTCATTTGTTATAAATGTATTTAAAATGAAATTTTAGGTTCTAGCAATAGGCAACCACTTTCCAACAATGATTCGCAAACAAACAAACAGAAAAAGAAGAAGGACATTATTCCCGAAAAGAAATACGGGTTGTCTTGCAATTTGTTTGAACGGGAATTGAACACGTTGTCACAGATTCCTATAGATGATTACCATGATTAGGGATGACAAAATAATCCGATCCGACGGATATCCGATTtgaaacccgaaattttggatataccgaatccgattttttggatttggatttggatatggatttcatttttaaacccgaaaatttttggatttggatttgcatattaggtataccgatccgaaacccgatccgaaatccgaaaagctatccgaacccgaaatccgaaaaaaacccgaattattaaatatatatatatattataaaaaatattagaattttatatattacacattataatattaatatatatatattctataatttaccttatacatattattatataatttttagaacatatatttttatatttatgttaaaaattaactaattataaaatttaatgaaatgtaattattcaatcatttaaatgggtgataaggtttataaggttaacaaaatatgttttagtaataaatctaaaaaTTGGGTATCAATgtagttgattttttaaatattacctttaaaacatataataacacaattaatgatgtggAGTGGTTCAAGATGACACATTAAAACTCTTTCTCTACAATTCTCGTGTTTGATcccaagcacttgcaatattaataattatataaattttcagatttcgggttcgggtttcggattcgggtttcgggtatgaatatccaatttaaaaaatttcgggtttcgggtatacccgaatccgatccgaaatccgatggattgggttcgggtattcattttcgggttcgggtcgggttcgggtatggataatattttcgggtttggatatggattctgcaatacCCGACCCGATCCGACCCGATTGCCATCTCTAACCATGATCAATTAGGTATTTACTGTACTTAGATAATGTTTGACGTTCTAATGATATTCCATGAAACTTTTTACTTCTTTGAAATTGAATTTGTTCATGCTATGCTACATTGCAGAGAACTCGATAATTAGAGATGGTTATGTTAGTGATGATGATTCTTCAAATGAATCCAATGGTCAGTTTATAAAAGTAGAAATTGTTTTAGTACTCCTATTATTTGGAATGTTTGTTGTTGACTTCTTCATCTTCTCTTTAGATGAATTTTGTACTGAAGACGTTTTTTGTGAAGAATATGACACTGATCTCAATGGTTAATTCTTGTGTTCCTTATCAGTagtattaaatatatatttttcaaattaaCAAAACCTAATTAAGTTTAGTTTTGTTACATATACAGATAATGTGCAGCCTCCTCCAAATGTCCAGACTAAAAATCGTAGGAAAACTGTATTTCCTGTTGAATATTGTTCTTTGGGGGCTCCTACAGCTAAATGCATCAAATGCAATGCCCTTATATGGAAAGAGGAGCGGGTGAACAAGAATGTTACCAAAGGCACTCCTATTTTTTCGTTGTGTTGTAAGAAAGGAGAAGTTAAGCTGCCCGATGCGTTGCCAACTCCACCTTATTTATTAGAGCTGCATACTAATCCTGTTTCCTGTGCAAAGTATCAACGAACTATTCGACCATATAACAGTATCTTCTCCTTTACATCGAGTGGTGGGAATGTAGACCATTCTATAAATACAGGACGGGGTCCCTATATTTATAGATTGAATGGCCAAAATCACCATATTTTCGGTTCTTTAATTCCAGATGGATGTGACACTCCAAAGTTCTGCCAGCTTTATATTTATGATACAGGTAATGAAGTGAATAATTGGCTTAGGTGGGTTAATGCCGCTGATCAACAAAGTTTGGATGCGGAAGTGGTTCAGGGTCTGATAAATATGCTTGATGAAACCAATGAGCTGTTCCAGAAGTTTAGTATGACACGTGATCATTTTGAAAGCAATGATTTAGTTGATTTGAAAGTTGAGTTAAAGGTGTGTAGAGCTCAGAGTGGGAGAGAAAACCACATTGCTGCAATCGATGATGTCGCCGGAGTAATGGTTGGTGGTTCAGATACTACAACTCCAAACAGAGATATCATTGTTGAGAGTAAGATGGACAAATTGCAGCGTGTTTCCTATATTCATCCTAAGTTAATGTCGCTCCTATATCCACTATTGTTCCCAAATGGTGAGGATGGTTATCACAATAAGATACGTTTTCAAAGTGCAGATCCGAACTCAGAAAAGGAGCGTGATATGATTTCAATGAAAGATTATTACTCTTATAGGTTTCAAGTTCGTTTAACTGAAGGTAACTTTTAAATCAGGAACATGTGTGCATTTAATAGTTTAATGTGAATAAATTTTTCATCGTGCATCATTTTTAACTTCTCTATTTCAGGGATGGCTGCACGTTTAGGTGGACGTCTTTTCCAACAATACATGGTTGATGCTTTCTCTGCTATTGAACATACACGTCTGTGGTGGTTTCATATTAATCAGACCGTTTTGCGGAATGAGTTATACAGTAACATTTGTGACTCTGTTTGCAGTGGTGATGCCAGCACGTCGAATGTAGGAAAAGGAATAATATTGCCTACTGGATATGTTGGGTCAAAACATTATATGCAGCAGAATTTCCAGGACGCACTAGCTGTTTGTCGTCATGTAGGTTGTTAGGAATgcatgtgcattagtttgatgatatgtttaacaaaatacttaagtagaaatttagtgtctgtagcctcaacggataagaccactttggctatccgttgatggtgtagctttacttagaaataagtctagtgttgtagcatatttcagtctctgtatttaaaatgtaattcttggaagttgagagaaactatgagtcatgttgactactagatgatatgcagataggaaggccaattgtaaatacttcatgccttgtaattttgtataagtgaagtggtatcaacgtatgacttaaagaccttcaacggataagaagctaagcttcaacggatgtctctgaagcttcaacggataaagtcatcaacggataacatccttcaacggatgagtgcatcaacggatgaaagcttcaacggataacatccttcaacggataagtgcatcaacggatgaaagcttcaacggatgttctgatgattagccgttgataaggggtagttgtacgtacaaacagaggcacatgggttgatagagacaactgagatgtggtagccgaatttcaggaacaacagaaaaagcagccgttcttctttagtacaaagatgcaatagtcaacaaagtactggagtgaacaggaaaagaagcaagtgaagaacttattttattactgtattttatattgttcttaacttgtacacttggtaatatataaaccaagtagaagctagtaattagatgtgagattttccagagttgtttagaaaaatattgagagaaaattcatctagtttgtactaggatgcagctgtgatcaacattgtttaatcacagattttctaaaataccatctctggtggaacaacgaatccaccagaaaagtttttaagttctgttgtgttctttacatttgtgcttgaatttatatctgtctgtattagcttaaagcaattcacacacttgttgttcttgaacacacaactttcataaactgctcaaaacttgaaaaagttttgagatttacattcaaccccccttctgtaaatctcattgttagtccactaggaataacaattggtatcagagcaggctcttgacatacaaagagtttaaagatcttggaatctaataaagatgagtaagaaggatattggagtaaagatcccagttcttgacaaagacagttatcaccattggaaggtgaaaatgcaccttcatctactctcccaagatgaaggttatgtaaactgcattgagaatggtcctcacattccccacaaagtagcaacagttgctacagccacagttgctgttggacaatccattccaaaacctagagcagaatggacaatggaagacacagaagaagtccacaaggataagaaggctatgaacattttgtttaatggtcttaacatggatatgtttgataatgtgataaattgcacaactgccaaagaggtttgggacacagttcaactactgtgtgaaggtacagaacaagtgaaagaaaacaaaatgcagcttctcattcaacagtatgaatactttcattttgaagaaaatgaatctttaaatgaaacattcaataggttccaaaagctgttgaatggactgaagctgtatggaagagtgtaccaggtgaatgattcaaatcttaaatttttaagatccttgccaaaggaatggaaacccatgactgtctccttaagaaactctcaagattataaggacttcactcttgaaagattgtatggaatcttgaagacttatgaactagagctggaacaggatgaggtattggagaaggggagaaagaaaggaagttcagttgcattggtagctgaagatgagaggaaatgcagacaagaaactgcaagatctacatcaaactccaaagatggtataagaaatcaggaatcaagcaaggggaaggagcaagttgctgaaaatgaagacaactccagccaagatgactcagatggtattgatgagcatcttgcatttctgtccagaagatttgcaaagatgaaattcaagaaaaacactagagccactaaacctcacaaaaacactgtggacaaatccaagttcaagtgtttcaattgtggtataagtggacactttgcaggtgagtgcagaaagccaacttctgaaaagaagaaatttgaacaagtagattacaaaaagaaatattttgatctgctcaagcaaaaggagagggctttcattactcaagaaaaggactgggcagctaatggagatgaagaggatgaagatgtggagtatgtcaaccttgctctcatggctgattctgaagaaaatgaagttagttcatcaagcaatcaggtaatcactactgacttaacacagcttactaaagaagagtgcaatgatgcttttaatgacatgtctactgaattgtatcatttgcgtgtgtctcttaaatctcttgctaaagaaaatagtaggattaaagagaacaatctgtttttaagtaatagaaatgctttgttagaagataagatgattgacctagagaaaactaagttgcattgtatatctgttgaaaatgaactagctgaatctgttaagaaagtagaaatactttccaatcaattagagaaagagcaagaggtgattaaagcctggaagacatctagggatgtaagtgctcaaattgctaaggtccaaggaattgaatcattctgtgaaactgcctgggataaaaataaaaagaaactggaattaattgatgggctgtcaacggatgtggaatcaacggatgatgaaagttatctgttgaaggaagaaaaggagcatccgttgaaggttcctcaatcaaaacaggcagatgtttctaaaagagagaatctaaagaaactcaacaaaaagtttggttcaacttcaaagaactttgtcaaagaagaagcaagcacatccaaagatgtcagtaaggtgaatgtagggcacatgaccttagaacagttaaataataggctcaaaatggttgaggataaaaaggaatctaaaagaaaatccaacagaaatgggaaggtaggagttaataaacacaacaattacacacatgataggtatgctcctagaaaaagctgtgtgcattgtagtagtgttaatcatctatctgctaattgtaaatccattaagaagactcccataactgtaccctcttctatgcctaatatgtctgcatcacctctgcatgctatgcctgttatgtctcaacaaaatccttatgcacattttgtaaacatgccatattttaacaatccttatcttgctgcatgtagtatgcctcaaatgccatacaatatgcccatgtggaataacatgtttgcacaatcaatgcctaataattttacaaatgtgctaaatgattctgtgactaaccctacacctcaaccaactacatctaagaccaaggttgactcaaactcacctaagtctaaagatgcaggaggaatgaagtctaggagaaaggctaacaagaatggacccaaggaaacttgggtaccaaaatcaaattgattgattttatggtgtgcagggaaatggaagaaatcgatggtacttggacagtggttgttcaagacacatgacaggagatttctccctgctcacagagttcaaggagagagctggccctagcataacctttggagatgacagcaaagggtttactatgggatatggcttgatttcaacaaggaatgtcatcattaatgaagttgcattagttgatggtctcaagcacaatttactgagcatcagtcaactatgtgatagagggaatacagtttccttcaattctgaagcctgtgttgtcactagtaagaaagacaacaaagtggttctaactggagttagaaaaggaaatgtgtacatagctgacttcaactctacagatacagaatccattacttgtctccTCAGCAAAGCAAgcgcagttgaaagttggctatggcacaagaagctatcccacttgaatttcaagacaatgaatgatctagtcaaaaaggacttagtcagaggaatccctctagttgaattctcaagggatggtttgtgtgatgcttgtcagaaaggcaaacaaaggaaagcatcattcaaaaagaagcttgaaacaataattgatgaaccattacagctgctacatatggatttgtttggaccagtcaatgtattgtccattgcaagaaaaagatattgcttagtgattgtagatgatttctcaaagtactcatgggtctattttcttggatcaaaggatgaagcaagtgaaatcattatcaatcacatcaggcaagtcaacaatcatcctgacttgaaggttagaaatatcaggagtgacaatggaactgagttcaagaatttaacattaaggctgttctgtgaagaaaatggaatcatacatgagttctcagctccaagaacacctcagcaaaatggggttgttgaaagaaagaacagatctttaattgaagctgccagaacaatgcttgaagaatcaaagttaccaacatatttctg includes:
- the LOC141701674 gene encoding uncharacterized protein LOC141701674 isoform X2, which produces MEWRFFSSEDMMKGNKTKKKRQSRITKDKENVYNDNSAQSTPSSTPRSAILNTPQSTSSFASMRRTPVCDWSSTPGSRPPLSNITNISNNRSHTSQTYNERDFGSVSQVDTQECHDQLGNKPKRRKTGRIALQKENVSTDNSFNSKIPDNVQPPPNVQTKNRRKTVFPVEYCSLGAPTAKCIKCNALIWKEERVNKNVTKGTPIFSLCCKKGEVKLPDALPTPPYLLELHTNPVSCAKYQRTIRPYNSIFSFTSSGGNVDHSINTGRGPYIYRLNGQNHHIFGSLIPDGCDTPKFCQLYIYDTGNEVNNWLRWVNAADQQSLDAEVVQGLINMLDETNELFQKFSMTRDHFESNDLVDLKVELKVCRAQSGRENHIAAIDDVAGVMVGGSDTTTPNRDIIVESKMDKLQRVSYIHPKLMSLLYPLLFPNGEDGYHNKIRFQSADPNSEKERDMISMKDYYSYRFQVRLTEGMAARLGGRLFQQYMVDAFSAIEHTRLWWFHINQTVLRNELYSNICDSVCSGDASTSNVGKGIILPTGYVGSKHYMQQNFQDALAVCRHVGC
- the LOC141701674 gene encoding uncharacterized protein LOC141701674 isoform X1 — translated: MEWRFFSSEDMMKGNKTKKKRQSRITKDKENVYNDNSAQSTPSSTPRSAILNTPQSTSSFASMRRTPVCDWSSTPGSRPPLSNITNISNNRSHTSQTYNERDFGSVSQVDTQECHDQLGNKPKRRKTGRIALQKENVSTDNSFNSKIPENSIIRDGYVSDDDSSNESNDEFCTEDVFCEEYDTDLNDNVQPPPNVQTKNRRKTVFPVEYCSLGAPTAKCIKCNALIWKEERVNKNVTKGTPIFSLCCKKGEVKLPDALPTPPYLLELHTNPVSCAKYQRTIRPYNSIFSFTSSGGNVDHSINTGRGPYIYRLNGQNHHIFGSLIPDGCDTPKFCQLYIYDTGNEVNNWLRWVNAADQQSLDAEVVQGLINMLDETNELFQKFSMTRDHFESNDLVDLKVELKVCRAQSGRENHIAAIDDVAGVMVGGSDTTTPNRDIIVESKMDKLQRVSYIHPKLMSLLYPLLFPNGEDGYHNKIRFQSADPNSEKERDMISMKDYYSYRFQVRLTEGMAARLGGRLFQQYMVDAFSAIEHTRLWWFHINQTVLRNELYSNICDSVCSGDASTSNVGKGIILPTGYVGSKHYMQQNFQDALAVCRHVGC